Proteins from one Streptomyces genisteinicus genomic window:
- a CDS encoding erythromycin esterase family protein codes for MRPRLRDLRRHPLLQHAVLLLTALAAIALMTPARAQQQADDPVRALARHAEPLSDLRPLAAMAGSATVVGVGEATHGSSEFFTTKHRLFRHLVEHEGFTTYALEANWSAGLRLNAYVLRGEGDPRTIMREEFQESYLIWHTREYLDLLEWMRRHNVRHPDRPVQFMGNDIAYAGPRLFDEVTSYVAARHPRLLPEFERLYAASRPAGGVRETIERSMRRPLAERRAMAADVRAALALLERQRPGPDRQRHAWVLQHARAIAQTGAEFAFDFEDPAQVGAAMRHRDRMMAENTVWWQRQTGHRMLLSAHNGHVRYETTDPENYPKVQGAFLRDLIGDSYVSVGFTFGRGSFNALDLTDPGERLGTFSVPAPGPGRAEHTLERVAAHDWYADLRTAPRTARQWLGVARPTWDIGNAWPDEPERVRLLTSYDVLIHLHEVRAAERL; via the coding sequence ATGCGCCCCCGGCTGCGAGACCTCAGAAGGCATCCCCTGCTCCAGCACGCCGTGCTGCTCCTCACGGCACTGGCCGCCATCGCCCTGATGACGCCCGCGCGGGCACAGCAGCAGGCCGACGACCCGGTGCGCGCCCTCGCCCGGCACGCCGAGCCGCTCTCCGACCTGCGTCCGCTGGCCGCCATGGCGGGCTCGGCCACCGTTGTGGGCGTCGGCGAGGCGACCCACGGCTCGTCCGAGTTCTTCACCACCAAGCACCGGCTGTTCCGGCACCTCGTCGAGCACGAGGGCTTCACCACGTACGCCCTGGAGGCCAACTGGAGCGCGGGGCTGCGGCTGAACGCGTACGTGCTGCGCGGCGAGGGCGATCCCCGCACGATCATGCGCGAGGAGTTCCAGGAGTCGTACCTGATCTGGCACACCCGCGAGTACCTGGACCTCCTGGAGTGGATGCGGCGGCACAACGTCCGGCACCCGGACCGGCCGGTGCAGTTCATGGGCAACGACATCGCCTACGCGGGGCCGCGGCTGTTCGACGAGGTGACCTCCTACGTGGCGGCCCGCCATCCCCGGCTGCTCCCCGAGTTCGAGCGGCTCTACGCAGCGTCCCGGCCGGCCGGCGGGGTCCGGGAGACCATCGAGCGCTCGATGCGGCGGCCGCTCGCCGAGCGCCGGGCCATGGCCGCCGACGTGCGGGCCGCGCTCGCGCTGCTGGAGCGGCAGCGGCCCGGACCGGACCGGCAGCGGCACGCCTGGGTCCTCCAGCACGCCCGCGCCATCGCGCAGACGGGCGCCGAGTTCGCCTTCGACTTCGAGGACCCGGCGCAGGTCGGCGCGGCCATGCGCCACCGGGACCGGATGATGGCCGAGAACACCGTCTGGTGGCAGCGGCAGACCGGGCACCGGATGCTGCTCTCCGCCCACAACGGTCACGTCCGCTACGAGACCACCGACCCCGAGAACTACCCCAAGGTGCAGGGCGCGTTCCTGCGGGACCTGATCGGCGACTCCTACGTGAGCGTCGGCTTCACCTTCGGCCGGGGGTCGTTCAACGCCCTGGACCTGACGGACCCCGGGGAGCGGCTCGGTACCTTCTCCGTCCCGGCGCCCGGCCCCGGCCGGGCCGAGCACACCCTGGAACGGGTCGCTGCGCACGACTGGTACGCCGATCTCCGCACGGCCCCGCGGACGGCCCGCCAGTGGCTGGGAGTCGCCCGTCCCACCTGGGACATCGGCAATGCCTGGCCGGACGAGCCCGAGCGGGTGCGCCTGCTCACGTCGTACGACGTCCTCATCCATCTGCATGAGGTCCGGGCGGCCGAACGTCTCTGA